Proteins encoded by one window of Terriglobales bacterium:
- a CDS encoding LysR family transcriptional regulator encodes MDLDHLKTFVEVAKEGNFSRAAAKVFRSQPAVSAQIRQLEEDYQQRLFDRSGKAVRLTPAGEILLQYAQTLLRLHDESRNALSHASEETRGVLSIGANEATFLYVLPKVFERFHNKYSSVRISVYRNFSRKIIEKIELGAVDVGIVTLPVKSSCLRITPIFRDELQLVIQAGHPLAAKKVVTLSEIAEVPLIFPKTGSTRQALERMFNPFRDRLRISMELGSITLIKQFVAGGFGASVISTTFAQDDVQAGRLRLIPIKDLKLKRELGLVYRKDRTLPRAAMAFVEVAHQSLRSTSDHKAS; translated from the coding sequence GTGGACCTGGATCATCTGAAAACCTTTGTCGAAGTGGCGAAAGAAGGGAACTTCTCGCGCGCAGCGGCGAAAGTATTTCGATCCCAGCCAGCAGTCAGCGCACAGATCCGCCAACTCGAGGAAGACTACCAGCAGCGGCTCTTCGATCGCTCCGGCAAGGCCGTCCGACTCACGCCGGCTGGAGAGATTTTGCTGCAATATGCGCAGACCTTGCTTCGTCTGCATGACGAATCCCGCAATGCGCTCTCCCATGCGTCCGAAGAAACCCGCGGCGTGCTCTCGATAGGTGCCAACGAAGCGACCTTTCTCTATGTTTTGCCCAAGGTTTTCGAGCGGTTTCACAATAAATATTCGTCGGTTCGGATCAGCGTTTATCGGAACTTCAGCCGCAAGATCATCGAGAAGATAGAGCTGGGGGCGGTTGATGTCGGAATCGTTACACTACCGGTAAAGAGCTCGTGTCTGCGCATTACCCCGATTTTTCGTGATGAGCTCCAACTCGTCATCCAGGCGGGTCACCCGCTCGCGGCCAAAAAGGTCGTTACCCTGTCTGAAATCGCCGAGGTGCCGCTAATCTTTCCTAAAACCGGATCGACCCGCCAGGCGCTTGAGAGAATGTTCAATCCGTTCCGCGACCGCCTGCGCATCTCCATGGAACTGGGTAGCATCACGCTCATTAAGCAGTTTGTTGCTGGGGGCTTTGGTGCATCCGTTATCAGTACTACCTTCGCCCAAGACGACGTCCAGGCAGGGCGTCTCCGATTAATCCCAATCAAGGATCTCAAGCTCAAGCGTGAGTTGGGGCTGGTGTACCGCAAAGATCGCACTCTACCCCGCGCCGCTATGGCCTTCGTTGAAGTGGCCCATCAGTCGTTGCGCTCGACCTCTGATCACAAGGCCAGCTAG
- a CDS encoding (2Fe-2S)-binding protein: MKKELAELRVNGRQRELAIEPSQLLLDTLRQELELTGSKRGCDDSSCGACTVLVDGIPMLSCTIVTLSVAADEEGIGPEITTVEGVAEHGAMAAIQKAYGEWGGAQCGYCTPGFIMTVKALLERNPDPNDEDIRHALSGNLCRCTGYTQMYQAIKAAVRAEQEGIAASKR; this comes from the coding sequence ATGAAAAAGGAATTGGCTGAGCTGCGAGTGAACGGCAGGCAGCGTGAACTCGCAATAGAACCTTCACAGCTGCTACTCGACACTCTGCGCCAAGAGCTCGAACTCACCGGATCGAAACGCGGCTGCGACGACTCCTCGTGCGGTGCGTGTACCGTTCTTGTGGACGGAATTCCAATGCTCTCCTGCACCATCGTTACACTCTCAGTAGCAGCAGACGAAGAAGGCATTGGTCCGGAGATCACCACCGTCGAGGGAGTCGCAGAGCACGGAGCCATGGCGGCAATTCAGAAGGCATATGGTGAATGGGGTGGTGCACAATGCGGATACTGCACGCCGGGATTCATTATGACTGTTAAAGCACTACTTGAACGTAATCCCGATCCCAACGACGAAGACATTCGCCACGCGCTAAGCGGCAATTTGTGCAGATGTACCGGATACACGCAGATGTATCAAGCAATTAAAGCGGCGGTCCGCGCTGAGCAAGAAGGCATTGCCGCGAGCAAGCGATAA